One segment of Alphaproteobacteria bacterium DNA contains the following:
- a CDS encoding GNAT family N-acetyltransferase, with protein MRRFFVLIAFYICFSFQLSANPVFIWDDVEGGTGLHSYVEGTLNDGSVWYAREVHEEDTLFYQQLFADADIMKFFGLGKAVSYEKSEHYLKDIWMPSFQKGEPIGAMTIFLKETNQFIGFCCFSSDGPGYANVGYAAHKEFWGKGVATSISKVFFSIWAKEVTEIGHGLREEVSSSIVEKFKCFGEAPLNVFVATARPSNIASCKLMLKSGFKSMLLSQKNIDIDLKGNIFENAQQIEQHILSYYFDENADQRLNKDVLYRVIDPEGNERTLSFVSKYNALRYHFVLDIASTVAY; from the coding sequence ATGAGACGTTTTTTTGTATTAATCGCGTTCTATATTTGCTTTAGTTTTCAACTTAGTGCAAATCCTGTTTTTATTTGGGATGATGTTGAAGGTGGCACTGGACTTCATTCTTATGTGGAAGGCACCTTAAATGATGGTTCTGTTTGGTATGCGCGTGAGGTTCACGAAGAAGATACACTCTTCTATCAGCAATTATTTGCTGATGCTGATATTATGAAGTTTTTTGGTCTTGGCAAGGCAGTTTCATATGAGAAAAGTGAACATTATCTTAAAGACATTTGGATGCCTTCTTTTCAAAAGGGGGAACCAATAGGGGCAATGACAATTTTTCTTAAAGAAACAAATCAATTTATTGGGTTTTGTTGTTTCTCTTCTGATGGTCCTGGTTATGCTAATGTTGGATATGCTGCACATAAGGAATTTTGGGGTAAGGGCGTTGCGACCAGTATTTCTAAGGTGTTTTTTTCAATTTGGGCAAAAGAAGTCACTGAAATTGGGCATGGATTGAGAGAAGAAGTTTCGTCTAGTATTGTTGAAAAATTTAAATGTTTTGGTGAGGCTCCTCTTAATGTATTTGTTGCGACAGCACGTCCCTCTAACATTGCATCGTGTAAACTTATGCTTAAGAGTGGTTTTAAATCTATGCTATTATCTCAAAAAAATATTGACATTGATTTAAAGGGTAATATATTTGAAAATGCTCAGCAAATAGAACAACATATTTTATCCTATTATTTTGATGAAAATGCTGACCAAAGACTTAATAAAGACGTTTTATATCGGGTGATTGATCCAGAAGGAAATGAAAGAACGCTTAGCTTTGTTTCAAAATACAATGCTTTGAGATATCATTTTGTGTTAGATATAGCGTCGACGGTTGCATATTAA
- the lepB gene encoding signal peptidase I, whose amino-acid sequence MKNIYKIIILIVISFVIVFFVFAKPYRISGDCMEPAIKDGQLYFLNKATPYFRSYKIDDIIVFKHEDKDWIARIVALENNTIQIIEGNVIVNNIALDQKEIHRNWSGWQYGTFALNEPFQVPKDHVFVLSDNLSAQHDDSRVFGPIPRSSILGLIW is encoded by the coding sequence ATGAAAAATATATATAAAATTATAATACTCATTGTTATATCATTTGTAATCGTATTTTTTGTATTTGCCAAGCCGTATCGTATTTCTGGAGATTGTATGGAACCTGCTATTAAGGATGGTCAATTATATTTTTTAAATAAAGCGACCCCTTATTTTCGATCATACAAAATAGATGACATTATTGTATTCAAGCATGAAGACAAAGATTGGATAGCCAGGATAGTCGCCTTAGAGAATAATACAATACAGATCATTGAAGGGAATGTTATTGTGAATAATATCGCTCTTGATCAGAAAGAAATTCATAGAAATTGGTCTGGATGGCAATATGGCACATTTGCTTTAAATGAACCATTTCAGGTTCCAAAAGATCATGTTTTTGTATTATCGGACAATCTTTCGGCGCAACATGATGATAGTCGCGTTTTTGGACCTATACCAAGGTCGTCTATTTTAGGGCTTATTTGGTAA